In Tessaracoccus flavus, the following are encoded in one genomic region:
- a CDS encoding DEAD/DEAH box helicase has product MTDPLAPFSAPTREWFGGVFSAPTAVQDEAWRAIAGGGHALVVAPTGSGKTLAAFLWALDRLASRPAREGTSVVYVSPLKALGVDIERNLRAPLTGLRLAAERLGETMTPVTVGVRSGDTPAKERAALLRRPPDILITTPESLYLMLTSSARSTLTQVETVIVDEIHAVAGTKRGSHLALTLERLDGLVGRDVQRVALSATVRPVERVAAFLGGDRPVQVVAPPTAKSWDVRVRVPVPDLTQPGPPPGTEDAVDPLLTDGTENNSIWPHVEAELYEAVLRGRSTLIFTNGRRAAERITGRLNEMWAAANDPESLPDVPARPPAQVMAPFDVVRGAPAVIARAHHGSVSKEARAEIEAALKSGELKCVVATSSLELGIDMGAIDRVIQVSSPPSVASALQRIGRAGHVVGATSAGDVYPLHRGDLAGGVVTTERMLAGQIEALHVPRHPLDVLAQQTVAATAARGDAGLDPDEWFAAVRRSLPYQGLDRSLFDSTIELLTGSYPSADFGDLRARLSVGEEGRLYPLPGALRLAATSGGTIPDRGMFGVFLAGDEKGQRRVGELDEEMVYESRVGDVFTLGASSWRIEEITRDQVRVSPAPGNTGRLPFWRGEDVGRSPELGRGIGALLREVARDENRLDRPYLDANTAANLGTYVAEQRSATGALPDESTIVIERFRDELGDWRIVIHSPLGRRILAPWALVIGEALTRETGMDVRPVAGDDGIVLRLPDSETAEQLAALVVPEPDEVAEIVTSQVGGSAAFAGHFRECAARALLLPRLNPGRRAPLWQQRLKAQQLLEVARHHPRFPIIIETVRELTQDVFDVPALVELARALRAGAVRLVEVVTEVPSPFAASLLFRYPGAFMYEGDAPLAERRAALLSMDPDLLAAALGTLDLRELLDPDVVAATIAELRHTAPDRRASSADALAELPRLLGPIPLRALPDHTDGVAPDPADHRTLVVHLAGQPHLVAASDLGLLRDALGVPVPAGFAAPVTESGRDPLTQLIARYARTNGPFTAQQVADAFGLGVGTVGIVLDREVGGRRLTTGRFTPGEAHQEFVDPGVLRRMRTRSLARTRAEVQPVSQSGYARFLAAAHQLDDRPTSSPDEVLLALQRLAGAALPASSWETHVLPARLKGYSPSHLDTLLAEGEVVIRGRGSAGPNDPVLALVPIGDLDLLGPPGAAPSEEAEALAKELSEGDGTLSSARLDDLWRAAEEGVVAPTSMAPVRARIGGAGRAAHKAPRPSPRRRARLPRPARSLGGPQGAVSAVGRWYRVRDPQLPQADAALSLASAWLERFGVVTRGGVTADGAPGGFAAAYRLLAELESAGKVLRGYVVEGLGGAQFSTSDVITQVRAYADSPDETLWPSGAQRPTVVVVTALDPANPYGSVLPWPDHPTARPSRAAGALVVLADGLCLAHLTRGGRTLTLFGEEGLRADRAGLVARALADAVAEGRMNRLRIEEIDGERVGSSGLETVLREAGGRLTPNGIVFEARRA; this is encoded by the coding sequence ATGACGGACCCGCTCGCGCCCTTCTCGGCACCCACCCGGGAATGGTTCGGCGGGGTCTTCTCCGCCCCCACCGCGGTGCAGGACGAGGCGTGGCGGGCGATCGCGGGCGGTGGACACGCGCTGGTGGTGGCGCCGACGGGCTCCGGTAAGACGCTCGCGGCCTTCCTCTGGGCGCTCGACCGCCTCGCCTCCCGACCTGCCCGCGAGGGCACCAGCGTCGTCTACGTCTCACCGCTCAAGGCACTCGGCGTCGACATCGAGCGCAACCTCCGCGCGCCCCTGACCGGCCTGCGGCTGGCCGCGGAGAGGCTGGGCGAGACCATGACGCCGGTCACAGTCGGGGTTCGCAGCGGCGACACCCCGGCCAAGGAACGCGCAGCCCTGCTCAGGCGGCCACCGGACATCCTCATCACCACCCCCGAGTCCCTCTACCTCATGTTGACGAGCTCGGCGCGCTCCACGCTCACCCAGGTGGAGACCGTGATCGTGGACGAGATCCATGCGGTGGCCGGCACCAAACGCGGAAGCCATCTCGCGCTCACCCTCGAGCGGCTCGACGGCCTGGTGGGCCGGGATGTGCAACGGGTCGCGCTCTCGGCGACCGTACGTCCGGTCGAGCGGGTGGCCGCGTTCCTCGGGGGTGACAGGCCTGTTCAGGTCGTCGCGCCGCCGACGGCCAAGAGTTGGGACGTCCGAGTGCGGGTCCCCGTGCCGGACCTCACCCAGCCCGGGCCCCCGCCCGGCACCGAGGACGCCGTCGATCCGCTGCTCACCGACGGCACCGAGAACAACTCGATCTGGCCCCACGTCGAGGCCGAGCTCTACGAGGCGGTCCTGCGTGGCCGTTCCACGCTCATCTTCACCAACGGTCGGCGGGCCGCCGAGCGCATCACCGGCCGGCTGAACGAGATGTGGGCCGCGGCGAACGACCCCGAGTCGCTTCCCGACGTGCCGGCCCGCCCGCCGGCGCAGGTGATGGCCCCGTTCGACGTCGTGCGCGGCGCGCCGGCCGTCATCGCGCGCGCGCATCACGGGTCGGTGAGCAAGGAGGCGCGTGCGGAGATCGAGGCCGCGCTGAAGTCCGGCGAGCTGAAGTGCGTGGTGGCCACCAGTTCCCTGGAGCTGGGCATCGACATGGGTGCCATCGACCGGGTCATCCAGGTGTCGTCTCCGCCGTCGGTCGCCAGCGCCCTCCAGCGCATCGGCCGCGCCGGCCACGTGGTGGGGGCCACGTCCGCGGGAGACGTCTATCCTCTCCATCGGGGAGATCTCGCCGGAGGCGTGGTGACGACCGAGCGCATGCTGGCCGGGCAGATCGAGGCCCTCCACGTACCGCGGCATCCGCTCGACGTCCTCGCCCAGCAGACCGTCGCCGCCACCGCCGCCCGAGGCGACGCCGGCCTCGATCCGGACGAATGGTTCGCAGCGGTGCGGCGCTCCCTGCCGTATCAGGGACTCGACCGGTCCCTGTTCGACTCGACCATCGAGCTCCTCACCGGCTCCTACCCGTCCGCCGACTTCGGTGATCTCAGGGCCCGTCTCAGCGTCGGCGAGGAGGGGCGGCTGTACCCCTTGCCAGGGGCGCTGCGCCTCGCCGCCACCTCCGGGGGCACCATCCCGGACCGGGGCATGTTCGGCGTCTTCCTGGCCGGAGACGAGAAGGGCCAGCGCCGCGTCGGGGAACTCGACGAGGAGATGGTCTACGAGTCCCGCGTCGGCGACGTGTTCACGCTCGGCGCATCCTCCTGGCGCATCGAGGAGATCACCCGAGATCAGGTGCGGGTCTCCCCCGCCCCCGGAAACACAGGGCGTCTCCCCTTCTGGCGAGGTGAGGACGTGGGTCGCTCGCCGGAGCTCGGTCGCGGCATCGGAGCGCTGCTGCGCGAGGTGGCGCGGGACGAGAACCGGCTCGACCGGCCCTACCTGGATGCCAACACCGCGGCCAACCTCGGCACCTACGTCGCCGAGCAGCGCAGCGCCACCGGCGCGCTGCCGGACGAGTCGACAATCGTCATCGAACGTTTCCGCGACGAGCTCGGCGACTGGCGCATCGTCATCCACAGCCCTCTGGGGCGACGCATCCTCGCACCGTGGGCACTGGTCATCGGCGAGGCGCTGACCCGCGAAACCGGCATGGATGTGCGGCCCGTCGCGGGCGACGACGGCATCGTCCTGCGCCTGCCCGACTCGGAAACTGCCGAGCAGCTCGCCGCGCTCGTCGTGCCGGAGCCGGACGAGGTCGCCGAGATCGTCACCAGCCAGGTGGGAGGCAGCGCCGCCTTCGCCGGCCACTTCCGCGAGTGCGCCGCGAGGGCGCTGCTGCTGCCGCGCCTCAACCCCGGGCGGCGGGCGCCCCTGTGGCAGCAGCGCCTCAAGGCTCAGCAACTGCTCGAGGTGGCCCGACACCATCCCCGCTTCCCGATCATCATCGAGACGGTGCGTGAACTCACCCAGGACGTGTTCGACGTCCCGGCCCTGGTGGAGCTGGCGCGCGCGCTGCGCGCCGGGGCGGTCCGGTTGGTCGAGGTGGTCACGGAGGTGCCCAGCCCCTTCGCGGCCTCCCTGCTGTTCCGCTACCCGGGCGCCTTCATGTATGAGGGCGACGCGCCGCTGGCCGAGCGACGGGCGGCGCTGCTGTCCATGGACCCCGATCTGTTGGCGGCCGCGCTGGGCACGCTGGATCTTCGTGAGCTGCTCGACCCCGACGTCGTCGCCGCCACCATCGCTGAACTCCGGCACACGGCGCCCGACCGCCGGGCCTCCTCCGCCGACGCGCTGGCCGAGCTGCCGAGGCTGCTCGGCCCCATCCCCCTCCGCGCTCTGCCAGATCACACCGACGGGGTGGCCCCGGACCCGGCGGATCACCGCACCCTCGTCGTCCACCTGGCGGGCCAACCGCATCTGGTGGCCGCCAGTGACCTCGGCCTGCTGCGCGACGCCCTCGGGGTCCCCGTGCCGGCGGGCTTCGCCGCACCGGTGACAGAGTCGGGTCGAGATCCCCTCACCCAGCTCATCGCGCGGTACGCCCGCACCAACGGTCCGTTCACCGCCCAACAGGTGGCCGACGCCTTCGGGCTCGGCGTGGGCACCGTCGGCATCGTGCTCGACCGCGAGGTTGGGGGGCGGCGGCTCACCACCGGACGCTTCACCCCCGGGGAGGCCCACCAGGAGTTCGTCGATCCCGGCGTGCTGCGCAGGATGCGAACCCGGAGCCTCGCCCGAACCAGGGCCGAGGTGCAACCGGTGTCGCAGAGCGGATACGCCCGGTTCCTTGCCGCCGCGCACCAGCTGGACGACCGACCCACGTCAAGCCCCGACGAGGTGCTGCTCGCGCTCCAGCGCCTGGCCGGTGCAGCGCTGCCCGCCAGCTCGTGGGAGACCCACGTCCTACCGGCCAGGCTCAAGGGGTACTCCCCCTCCCACCTCGACACCCTTCTCGCCGAGGGCGAGGTGGTCATCCGGGGCCGCGGTTCGGCCGGCCCGAACGATCCCGTGCTTGCGCTGGTCCCGATCGGCGACCTCGACCTGCTCGGCCCGCCCGGCGCCGCACCCAGCGAGGAGGCTGAGGCGCTGGCCAAGGAGCTTTCGGAGGGGGACGGCACGCTCAGCTCGGCGCGCCTCGATGACCTGTGGCGAGCGGCCGAGGAGGGGGTAGTCGCGCCCACGTCGATGGCACCGGTTCGGGCCCGGATCGGCGGCGCCGGTCGCGCAGCTCACAAGGCCCCCCGGCCCTCCCCGCGCCGTCGCGCGCGGCTGCCGCGGCCTGCCCGGTCGCTCGGTGGGCCTCAGGGCGCCGTCTCCGCCGTGGGGCGCTGGTACCGGGTCCGCGATCCCCAGCTGCCCCAAGCCGACGCTGCGCTGTCGTTGGCCTCCGCGTGGCTGGAGAGGTTCGGCGTCGTGACCCGGGGCGGGGTGACCGCCGACGGGGCCCCGGGCGGGTTCGCCGCGGCCTACCGCCTGTTGGCCGAACTGGAGTCGGCGGGCAAAGTGCTGCGCGGCTACGTGGTTGAGGGGCTGGGCGGCGCCCAGTTCTCCACGTCCGACGTCATAACGCAGGTGCGCGCGTACGCCGACTCTCCCGACGAGACCTTGTGGCCGTCCGGC